The following are encoded in a window of Chloroflexota bacterium genomic DNA:
- the ftsZ gene encoding cell division protein FtsZ, translating to MAEFPYQPNEFANSNNAPLIKVVGAGGGGSNAVNRMFRTPIPGIDYVVVNTDSQALQRCDVPMRVQMGERLTRGLGVGGDPETGRLAAEESREHLTELIKGADMVFVAAGMGGGTGTGSAPVVAELAREAGALTVAVVTKPFSFEGAHRRRHADEGIQRLRDKVDSLIVIPNDRLSAISGEEVTISNAFSMADDVLLQAVQSIAELVTVPGEINLDFADVKTVMSHAGPSWLGIGTGSGDRRAIVAARAAVSCPLLEVSIEGARGVLFNITGGTNLTLAEVQSAADAISEVVDPDANIFFGMATDPSMEDDVRLTIIATGFPTPDVLVPTHADAISGTEDQDFDIDLPPFLRNAPSLARNRVTSRINGL from the coding sequence ATGGCAGAGTTCCCATACCAGCCCAACGAATTCGCAAACAGCAACAACGCGCCTCTGATCAAGGTGGTTGGCGCGGGCGGCGGCGGCTCCAATGCCGTCAACCGCATGTTCCGCACGCCCATCCCTGGCATCGACTACGTCGTCGTCAACACGGACTCCCAGGCGCTCCAGCGCTGCGATGTCCCAATGCGCGTACAGATGGGCGAGCGCCTCACCCGTGGCCTTGGGGTCGGTGGAGACCCCGAGACCGGCCGCCTCGCCGCCGAGGAGAGTCGCGAGCACCTCACCGAGCTTATCAAGGGTGCGGACATGGTCTTCGTGGCCGCCGGCATGGGCGGCGGCACCGGCACCGGCTCCGCCCCCGTTGTCGCAGAGCTCGCCCGAGAGGCCGGCGCCCTTACCGTCGCCGTCGTCACCAAGCCCTTCTCGTTTGAGGGCGCCCACCGCCGCCGCCACGCTGACGAAGGCATCCAGCGGCTGCGCGACAAGGTCGATTCCCTCATCGTCATTCCCAACGATCGCCTCAGCGCCATCAGCGGCGAGGAAGTCACCATCTCCAACGCCTTCTCGATGGCCGATGACGTCCTGCTGCAGGCCGTTCAGTCCATCGCCGAGCTGGTGACCGTCCCCGGCGAGATCAACCTGGACTTCGCCGACGTGAAGACCGTCATGTCCCACGCCGGACCCTCCTGGCTCGGCATCGGCACCGGCTCCGGCGACCGCCGCGCCATCGTGGCCGCCCGCGCCGCCGTGTCCTGCCCGCTCCTCGAGGTTTCCATCGAGGGCGCACGGGGCGTCCTGTTCAACATCACCGGCGGCACCAACCTCACCCTGGCAGAGGTCCAAAGTGCTGCCGATGCCATTAGCGAAGTCGTTGACCCTGACGCGAACATCTTCTTCGGCATGGCCACGGACCCCAGCATGGAAGACGATGTCCGCCTCACCATCATTGCCACGGGTTTTCCAACCCCGGACGTCCTGGTGCCCACCCACGCCGACGCTATTTCCGGCACGGAGGACCAGGACTTTGACATTGATCTACCGCCGTTCTTGCGGAACGCCCCCTCCCTAGCTCGTAACCGGGTCACATCCCGGATCAACGGGCTATAA
- the tkt gene encoding transketolase: MPDGNLDTLCINTLRLLAADAVQQAGNGHPGGPMGQAAMAYTLWDRFLKHNPTDPNWHDRDRFVLSAGHASMLLYGLLHLTGYDLSLDEIKRLRQWGSITPGHPERGLTPGVEVTTGPLGQGFAHAVGIAIAEQWLASHYNRPGHTVIDHNTYVVASDGDLMEGVTAEAASLAGHLGLGKFIVLYDDNEISIEGSTDLAFTEDVPARFRAYGWHVVDVEQGMEPDAVHTGLREALAVTDRPSMVVCHTVIGFGSPNKGGTAAAHGAALGADEVTLTKEALGWTYEEPFTTPQEALDVYRQAIPRGQQAQSEWEERFSAYREAYPDLAAELERAWAGELPGGWSADADALFNPGDKPVSTREASGRTLNAIVQHVHGLVGGSADLAPSNNTRLGDRGDFSAAERTANNLHFGVREHAMGAVANGMALHGGLVPYTGTFLTFSDYMRPPIRLAALMGIRVVYVFTHDSIGLGEDGPTHQPIEHLAALRAIPNLTVVRPADATETVEAWKAAIERSDGPTLMTLSRQNLPVLDRSVLPPASGLRRGGYVLWESGPTPEVIIIGTGSEVQVALDAGRLLHERGAAVRVVSLPSWELFDAQSQDYRDSVLPPEVTARVSVEAASSFGWERHVGARGRIVGIDHYGASAPGGELFKQFGFTAERVAGEAAALLQQVTA, encoded by the coding sequence ATGCCGGACGGCAACCTGGACACCCTCTGCATCAACACCCTGCGCCTGCTCGCCGCCGACGCGGTGCAGCAGGCGGGCAACGGTCACCCCGGCGGCCCCATGGGCCAGGCCGCCATGGCCTACACCCTCTGGGACCGCTTCCTCAAGCACAACCCGACGGACCCCAACTGGCATGACCGCGATCGATTCGTCCTCTCCGCCGGCCACGCCTCCATGCTCCTCTACGGCCTGCTCCACCTTACCGGCTACGACCTATCCCTCGACGAGATCAAACGCCTGCGACAGTGGGGCAGCATCACGCCCGGCCACCCTGAGCGCGGCTTGACCCCCGGCGTCGAGGTCACCACCGGCCCCCTCGGCCAGGGTTTCGCCCACGCCGTCGGCATCGCCATCGCGGAGCAGTGGCTCGCAAGTCACTACAACCGCCCTGGCCACACCGTCATCGACCACAACACCTACGTCGTCGCCTCCGACGGCGACCTCATGGAGGGTGTCACCGCCGAGGCCGCGTCCCTCGCCGGCCACCTCGGCCTCGGCAAGTTCATCGTCCTCTACGACGATAACGAGATATCCATCGAGGGCTCCACCGACCTCGCCTTCACCGAGGACGTGCCCGCCCGCTTCCGCGCCTACGGCTGGCACGTCGTCGACGTCGAGCAGGGCATGGAGCCCGACGCCGTCCACACCGGCCTCCGCGAGGCCCTCGCCGTCACGGACCGCCCCAGCATGGTCGTCTGCCACACCGTCATCGGTTTCGGCAGCCCCAACAAGGGCGGCACCGCCGCCGCACACGGCGCCGCTCTCGGTGCTGACGAGGTCACGCTGACCAAGGAGGCCCTCGGCTGGACTTACGAGGAGCCCTTCACGACGCCGCAGGAGGCCCTCGACGTGTACCGGCAGGCCATCCCCCGCGGCCAGCAGGCGCAAAGCGAGTGGGAGGAGCGCTTCTCCGCTTATCGCGAGGCCTACCCCGACCTCGCCGCCGAGCTCGAGCGTGCGTGGGCTGGCGAGCTTCCCGGTGGCTGGAGCGCCGACGCCGACGCCCTTTTCAACCCCGGCGATAAGCCTGTCTCGACGCGGGAGGCATCCGGCCGCACCCTCAACGCCATCGTGCAACACGTCCACGGCCTCGTCGGCGGCTCCGCCGATCTCGCACCCTCCAACAACACCCGTCTCGGCGACCGCGGCGACTTCTCCGCCGCTGAACGCACCGCCAACAACCTCCACTTCGGCGTCCGAGAGCACGCCATGGGGGCCGTAGCCAACGGCATGGCCCTCCACGGCGGCCTAGTGCCCTACACCGGCACCTTCCTGACCTTCTCCGACTACATGCGGCCGCCCATTCGCCTCGCCGCCCTCATGGGCATCCGCGTGGTCTACGTCTTCACCCACGACTCCATCGGCCTTGGCGAGGACGGCCCCACGCACCAACCCATCGAGCACCTCGCGGCCCTGCGCGCCATCCCCAACCTGACCGTCGTGCGGCCAGCCGACGCCACCGAGACCGTGGAGGCATGGAAGGCCGCCATCGAGCGCTCGGACGGCCCGACGCTCATGACCCTGAGCCGCCAGAACCTGCCCGTGCTGGACCGCTCCGTGCTTCCCCCCGCATCCGGCCTCCGGCGCGGCGGCTATGTCCTCTGGGAGAGCGGCCCAACGCCCGAGGTCATCATCATCGGCACCGGTTCTGAGGTGCAGGTCGCCCTCGACGCCGGTCGCCTCCTCCACGAGCGCGGCGCCGCCGTCCGCGTCGTCTCGCTCCCCTCGTGGGAGCTCTTCGACGCCCAGTCGCAGGACTACCGCGACAGCGTCCTCCCGCCGGAGGTCACTGCCCGCGTCTCCGTCGAGGCCGCGTCCTCCTTCGGCTGGGAGCGCCACGTCGGCGCCCGCGGCCGCATCGTCGGCATAG